From Thermococcus sp., a single genomic window includes:
- a CDS encoding mevalonate kinase, translating to MRVLASAPAKIILFGEHSVVYGKPAIAAAINLRTYVKAEFNDSGRIKIEAHDIKTPGLIVSFSENEIYFESDYGKAAEVLSYVRQAIELVKEEADKNGRGITVSITSQIPVGAGLGSSAAVAVATIGAVSKLLGLELTNEEVGKLGHRVELLVQGASSGIDPTVSAIGGFIHYEKGNFEHLPFMELPIVVGYTGSSGSTKELVAMVRRTYEEIPEIVEPILVSMGKVVEKAREVLLSDLDDETRFKTLGKLMNVNHGLLDALGVSTKKLSELVYAARTAGALGAKITGAGGGGCMYALAPEKQGEVATAITIAGGTPMITEISREGLRIEEVIP from the coding sequence ATGAGGGTTTTGGCTTCGGCCCCGGCTAAAATTATCCTCTTCGGCGAGCACAGCGTTGTTTATGGAAAGCCTGCCATCGCTGCCGCGATAAACCTGAGAACCTACGTTAAAGCCGAGTTCAATGACTCCGGAAGGATAAAGATAGAGGCCCACGACATAAAGACCCCGGGTTTAATAGTGTCCTTCTCCGAGAACGAGATTTACTTTGAAAGCGACTACGGAAAGGCCGCCGAGGTTCTCAGCTACGTCAGGCAGGCTATAGAGCTCGTGAAGGAGGAAGCGGACAAAAACGGGAGGGGCATAACGGTCTCGATAACCTCCCAGATACCGGTTGGAGCAGGTCTCGGCTCATCGGCGGCCGTTGCGGTTGCAACCATCGGAGCTGTTTCAAAGCTCCTTGGTCTGGAACTTACCAACGAGGAAGTTGGAAAGCTTGGCCACAGGGTTGAACTCCTCGTTCAGGGGGCATCGAGCGGTATAGACCCGACGGTTTCTGCTATAGGTGGCTTCATCCACTACGAGAAGGGTAACTTCGAGCACCTACCCTTTATGGAACTGCCGATAGTCGTCGGTTACACCGGCTCAAGTGGCTCGACCAAAGAGCTTGTTGCGATGGTCAGGAGGACCTACGAAGAAATTCCTGAAATAGTTGAGCCGATACTGGTCTCGATGGGCAAGGTGGTGGAGAAAGCTAGAGAAGTTCTCCTCTCGGATTTGGACGATGAAACGCGCTTCAAGACCCTTGGAAAGCTCATGAACGTAAACCACGGCCTCTTAGATGCCCTCGGGGTCTCGACGAAAAAGCTGAGCGAACTTGTCTATGCCGCAAGAACCGCCGGCGCTTTGGGAGCAAAAATAACCGGTGCCGGTGGCGGTGGATGTATGTATGCCCTGGCCCCTGAAAAGCAGGGCGAAGTGGCAACGGCAATAACGATAGCCGGCGGAACGCCGATGATAACCGAGATAAGCAGGGAAGGGCTTCGCATAGAGGAGGTGATACCGTGA
- a CDS encoding isopentenyl phosphate kinase, producing the protein MIIVKLGGSVFSDKKGTPENFREKVVRSIAREIGEFYPDEEFIVVHGGGSFGHPEAKKYGIREGLLGLSGESLFWRKKGFSLTHHAMLRASMKIVEAFIGEGLPAVSVSSSSVFLMDSNKVAYGDVEPVRKLIETGFIPVLFGDVAVDLARGVDILSGDQIVTYLTKLFRPRKVVFLMSVDGIYDGKPGEGTLLFEIPAEKIDDLIKRLKKLSGPDGDVTGGVINKLREAKEIARFSEVWFVNGLIPGRLSGAIKGDGFGTRIVP; encoded by the coding sequence GTGATAATAGTTAAGCTCGGCGGGAGCGTTTTCAGCGACAAGAAAGGAACACCCGAGAACTTCAGGGAGAAGGTTGTCCGCTCGATAGCGCGGGAAATCGGGGAGTTCTACCCCGATGAAGAGTTCATCGTCGTTCACGGCGGGGGAAGCTTCGGACATCCGGAGGCAAAGAAATACGGCATTAGGGAGGGTCTCCTCGGCCTTTCGGGTGAGTCCCTCTTCTGGCGCAAAAAGGGGTTCTCACTCACTCACCACGCAATGCTGAGGGCGAGCATGAAAATAGTGGAGGCCTTCATAGGGGAGGGTTTGCCTGCCGTTTCGGTCTCAAGCTCCTCTGTTTTCCTCATGGACTCGAACAAGGTAGCCTACGGTGACGTTGAGCCGGTTAGAAAGTTGATTGAAACGGGCTTTATACCAGTTCTCTTTGGGGACGTTGCAGTTGATTTGGCCAGGGGCGTTGACATACTCTCCGGTGACCAGATAGTTACCTACCTCACAAAGCTCTTCAGGCCGAGGAAGGTCGTTTTCCTGATGAGCGTTGATGGCATCTACGACGGAAAGCCCGGGGAAGGGACACTGCTCTTCGAGATTCCCGCTGAGAAAATCGACGACCTCATAAAGCGCCTCAAAAAGCTTTCTGGCCCAGACGGCGACGTCACGGGGGGAGTAATCAACAAGCTGAGGGAAGCAAAGGAGATAGCCCGCTTTTCCGAGGTCTGGTTCGTCAACGGCTTGATTCCGGGAAGGCTGAGCGGGGCCATCAAGGGGGACGGCTTCGGCACGAGGATTGTTCCCTGA